In the Candidatus Poribacteria bacterium genome, CCTCGAAGAGCCCTCACGGCGGGTTCCCACGTGGTCGCGACGCGATTTCCTCGCTGTCACGGCAGGCGCCGGACTCGTCGGAATCGCCGCATGCGGCAAGCCCAAGACGGTGAACCCGGTGCAGCAGATAGCGGAAGGATTCGCCAACGGCGAAACCACGGTCGTGCCAGCGGCGACCCTGGAACCTCTGAACGGCGCCGACGGCAGCGTCGTCGTGCCTGCGGCCGGAACCGCACCGTCACTGGTCGTATCGCGGCGCGATGGCAAGGTGCAGGCGTTCTTGAACCTGTGCACGCACGCGGCATGTCCGTTGGTAGCAGGATCAGACGGGACGATCCGCTGCCACCAGGACTGCGGCCATGGATCGGTCTACTCCGCCGAGGGCGAGGTGGTGCGCGGTCCTTCACTGCGCCCGCTGTTCCGTCTGCAGTCGTCCTCGGAAGACGGCGGCGCGCTGAAGGTCAAGCTCAAGATCGCCAACGGCTAGAACTCGCCACTCAGCGAGATGCGTTGAGTGTCACCGAGCTCCGGATGCGTCAGGAAGGCGTAGTCGGCGTGAAGCCGGAAGCCTCGGAGCGGGACGGCGATGCCCGTCCCTGCCGTCAATGAACCCGCGTCTCCACCGACTCGCAGGCTCAGCGTGCGAACCAGCGTGCACTCCGCGCCGAGGTGGAACCGAGACGACCGGTCCGTTTCGCGGCGAACCGGCGTGCCCAGACCGACGTCCGCCGCGAGCGTCGTCTGCACGCTCGGCGGCAGCCTCGGAACGATCCAGGACGCGCCAAGCCGGGCGCTGCCCTCTCGCACGAACGTCGGGCGAGTGGTCGTGTTCCACTTCACCCGCGTTCCGGCGATGTCGTACAGGGCGAGACCCACGCGCACGCGCGGGTGCGCCGTGTAGAGTGCGCCGGCATCCACGCCGAAGCCGGACCCCGTGTGGACGTAGAGCGACTGTCGTACGATCTTGACGGTTCCCCCGACGGAGAGCTTGGGGCTGATCGCGCGGGCATAGGAGACGAGCCCCGCGTCGTCCGCGTTCGAGAAGGCGTCAGCCACGACCGGCGTGTCGACGTAGAGTTCGCCGGGGTCCTTCTTGCCGTTCAGGTTCGTGTCGCGGTACGTGCCCAGCACGCCGTCGCCGTTGACGTCCTCGAACGTCGTCCGCGGGATATCATCGACGCCCATGCGAATCCACGTGACGGCGACCTTCGCCCCTCCCTCGAACGGGAAGACGCCGCTGACCGACGTGTACTGCGCCAGTCCACGCGAGAAGAGCGAATCCGTGCCGGACTGGAACGCATCCGCTCGCTGCGAGGCGAAGGCGCGCGATGGTATCTGGACGAGTCCGGCGGGATTCCAGTAGCCTGCGGTCGCGTCTTCGGCGACGGCGACGTAGGCGCCGCCCATCGCGACGGCGCGCGCGCCCAGTCCCATCGAGAGGAAGTCGAGCGCGTAGGAGCCCTCCTCGGCGACAGCGGCAGACGCTACGGAGAGCGCGGCGAGCGTCGCCAACATCCATCGGAGATGTCGGGCGGCGGGGCTGTCGATTCCACGGCTCGTGCGATGGGTCACGGTGCTTCCCTATCCGGGGGCGAAGTCATAGGTACGGGTCTGCAGGATGACGCTGAGAGCGCTCCAGAACGCGCCGACGCAGTATTCGCCGAGAATGACGCCGAAGAAGAACGATGTCGCCTTGCGATTCGCCTGCATCCCACCGAACCGGAGCACGACGAGCTTCAGAAATGAGCTGATGACCAGACACGACCAGAAGTACTCAACGCCGAAGGTCATCGAGATGGCATAGCCCGCCGGATGGAAGGGCCACCACATGAACTTCATGCGCATATACATCAGCAGGAAGGTGAACGCCATCCCGCCCGCCATCGCGATACTCGCGGGCATGTTCGGATCGAGCGGGTTCTGGAAGTGCCCCGCGACCCACGAGTACTGCCCGATGTGCCCCACGAACGGCTGAGCGCGCGCGTATCCGAGGCGGTACATCTCGCTCACGCCTGCCCACCACGACGCGAGCGACCCTAGCACCAGCGCGATGCCCATCGCCAGCACGAGCCGCTTTGTGTTCATCCGGGCGCGTTCCGCCAGCTTCAAGCCCTCCAACTGGTGCGGCATGATGTGTTCCCGGTAGCCGCGCCCACTGAAGAACCAGAACAGCGGCACGACGCCGAGATTCGGGAAGCCGAACCCGCGCGAGCCGAACAGGTTGATGAGGAACTGCTGTCCGTTCACCATGCCAGCCATCTCGTGCCCAGGGGGTCCGAACTCGGCGCGGACCCGTGTGATCGCCGTCGAGAGGGCGAAGAAGAAGGCGAAGAAACCGACGACGATCCAGAACGTCATCCCGGCGTGGAGGCAGAAGTAGAGGATGTACGCGGCGCTGAGCCCGAGGATGATCGCCGCCGTCCGGTAGCGGATCGGTTCGCCGGAGTCGTCCATCGGTTGGACACCCAGCAGATGGCGGGCGACCGCGCCGAGGTGTCGCCGTGTCAACCACATCGCCGACAGGAACACCGCCAGCCACGCGCCGATGGACTGC is a window encoding:
- a CDS encoding Rieske 2Fe-2S domain-containing protein: MMAKRTDLEEPSRRVPTWSRRDFLAVTAGAGLVGIAACGKPKTVNPVQQIAEGFANGETTVVPAATLEPLNGADGSVVVPAAGTAPSLVVSRRDGKVQAFLNLCTHAACPLVAGSDGTIRCHQDCGHGSVYSAEGEVVRGPSLRPLFRLQSSSEDGGALKVKLKIANG